In Molothrus aeneus isolate 106 chromosome 3, BPBGC_Maene_1.0, whole genome shotgun sequence, a single genomic region encodes these proteins:
- the C3H1orf198 gene encoding uncharacterized protein C1orf198 homolog produces MASMAAAIAASRTAVMNGNRPLDERERKRFSYFSSLSPMARKIMAEKERIRERYGPEWERLPPRQQDEIIDKCLVEPHVQARYAAHRGTTRPPAPPASYPSLRLNTGQKVVRFGDEDITWQDEHSAPFSWETKSQMEFSVASLSIQEQGGAQLQNEQRQPAKAAPGVQVPKSSQASKPPGSEGLIAPRKEEESSFWKINAERSKFEGDKSEFQSLTPSQIKSMEKGEKPLPSFYRQESAPKEMTKAEKPSITKAEKSAAPSTPSVSLEWEKPRPTQLPTSSLDDFFLPDPPQDLASSRTNKEDTDGTILTDPQMPGQTSTSNVILKTGFDFLDNW; encoded by the exons ATGGCCTCCATGGCGGCGGCGATCGCCGCTTCCCGCACGGCGGTGATGAACGGGAACCGGCCGCTGGACGAGCGGGAGCGCAAGCGGTTCAGCTACTTCTCCTCGCTGAGCCCCATGGCGCGCAAGATCATGGCGGAGAAGGAGCGGATCCGCGAGCGCTACGGGCCCGAGTGGGAGCGGCTGCCGCCCCGGCAGCAGGACGAGATCATCGACAAGTGCCTGGTGGAGCCGCACGTCCAGGCCCGCTACGCCGCGCACCGCGGCACCACCCGCCCTCCCGCGCCGCCCGCCTCCTACCCCAGCCTGCGCCTCAACACCGGGCAGAAGGTGGTGCGCTTCGGAGACGAG GACATAACTTGGCAAGATGAACACTCAGCTCCGTTCTCCTGGGAAACGAAG AGTCAGATGGAGTTCAGCGTTGCATCTCTCTCCATACAAGAGCAAGGTGGTGCCCAGCTGCAGAACGAGCAGAGGCAGCCTGCTAAAGCAGCACCCGGTGTCCAGGTCCCTAAATCTTCTCAGGCCAGTAAGCCCCCTGGCTCTGAGGGCTTGATAGCACCCAGGAAGGAAGAGGAGTCATCCTTCTGGAAGATAAACGCAGAGCGCTCCAAGTTTGAAGGAGACAAGTCTGAGTTCCAGTCCCTGACCCCCAGCCAGATCAAGTCcatggagaaaggagagaagcCCCTTCCCTCTTTTTACAGACAAGAGTCTGCTCCAAAGGAGATGACCAAAGCTGAGAAGCCCAGCATAACTAAAGCAGAGAAGTCTGCCGCCCCCAGCACTCCTTCTGTGTCTCTTGAGTGGGAGAAACCTCGACCTACTCAGCTCCCTACTAGTTCTCTAGATGACTTCTTTCTTCCTGATCCACCACAGGATCTGGCATCTTCTAGGACAAACAAGGAAGATACTGATGGTACTATACTTACAGACCCACAAATGCCTGGACAG ACTAGTACAAGCAATGTTATCTTGAAGACTGGCTTTGATTTTCTAGACAACTGGTAA